From a single Pirellulales bacterium genomic region:
- a CDS encoding PEP-CTERM sorting domain-containing protein, with protein MLVYRYSAALLVAFGVLAATSAVPAVAGSINYGNVAAQTVVYQNVTESSLDPLPLYGTPSASGNSLQFTPPNFEAQSLDGSVNFVDGTLNTSIVANPNQGINTISVAEAGDFTLEGTGAYATISAPIFLRIDDVNGAPLISPITYSTNLLFTSGAGGAGSFQTPGDAGVGTIWTGSISVDLNAILAAHNMGGNVTQVQWTMDNSLTAYAPSGGISFIKKKDIGGVALTVQTGGIPEPSSVILAALGFVGLLYAARKRM; from the coding sequence ATGCTCGTTTATCGTTATTCCGCTGCTCTCTTGGTCGCGTTCGGCGTCCTTGCCGCGACTTCCGCTGTTCCTGCCGTCGCCGGCTCGATTAATTATGGGAATGTGGCGGCTCAAACGGTCGTGTATCAAAATGTGACCGAGTCTTCGCTCGATCCTCTGCCGCTGTACGGAACTCCATCCGCTTCGGGCAACTCTTTGCAGTTCACTCCGCCTAACTTCGAGGCGCAGTCTCTGGACGGCAGCGTGAATTTTGTCGATGGCACTTTGAATACCAGCATCGTGGCGAACCCCAATCAGGGGATTAACACGATTTCGGTCGCAGAAGCCGGAGACTTCACACTGGAAGGTACCGGCGCCTATGCCACGATCTCGGCCCCGATTTTTCTGCGGATTGACGATGTCAATGGGGCGCCCTTGATCAGCCCTATCACTTACAGCACCAATTTGCTCTTTACGTCCGGCGCGGGTGGCGCAGGCAGTTTTCAAACTCCCGGTGATGCGGGAGTGGGTACGATTTGGACGGGCAGCATTTCAGTCGATCTGAACGCGATCTTGGCAGCCCACAACATGGGTGGCAATGTCACTCAGGTTCAATGGACTATGGACAACTCGCTCACCGCCTATGCCCCTTCGGGCGGGATTTCGTTCATCAAGAAGAAGGACATTGGCGGCGTGGCCCTTACAGTGCAAACCGGCGGAATCCCCGAGCCTTCGTCCGTGATTTTGGCCGCCCTGGGCTTTGTCGGCTTGCTGTATGCCGCCCGCAAGCGGATGTAA
- a CDS encoding M48 family metallopeptidase, with the protein MDFFEHQERARRKTGLLLVYFSLAVVLIITAVYVAIAGVLFYSQGGADPGAPTTLWFPDVFAAVSVGTLVLIGVGSLYKIAELSQGGEIVARNLGGRPVLANTRDLRERVLLNVVEEMAIASGTPVPPVFLLDNESAINAFAAGTTPQNAILGVTRGTIDTLNREELQGVIAHEFSHILNGDMRINIRLIGILNGILLIAMIGYFLMRSGSASLNLSESSENKKGGNPLPLLGLLLYAIGYIGVFFGHLIKSAVSRQREFLADASAVQFTRLPDGISGALKKIGGLVYGSRLQSPRAEEASHMFFGNGLAQPFLDLLATHPPLAERIQRIDPSFDGKYPRVENVSYSAGDLVDPHTLATQRLARENIHSETTAGAQSFAFAPEAAVAQVGAPRIEHLDYAAALVASLPPDLVANVRDPLGAVATIYALLLDDRQSEICARQLDYLATRADPRANQETLRIEPLARRLNPEAKLPLVSMVLPALKRLSPGQLAAFRDDVMFLIKADNQVSLFEYAVHRLVLKRLLPRLEQAPPAKLKYDKLVQVLASCRSLLSTLAYSGARDDAQADRAFGIGVAKLQAGDNPLTLLPRDQTGLGPLDRALDELASAAPLAKRSVLEACAACIGADARVTVEEGELLRVISDALACPMPPLLNARSG; encoded by the coding sequence ATGGATTTCTTCGAGCATCAAGAACGTGCCCGCCGCAAGACCGGCTTGCTGCTCGTTTACTTCTCGCTGGCCGTGGTTCTGATCATCACGGCCGTGTACGTGGCCATTGCCGGGGTGTTGTTTTACAGTCAGGGCGGGGCTGATCCTGGCGCACCGACCACTCTCTGGTTTCCGGACGTATTCGCCGCCGTAAGCGTGGGCACGCTGGTACTGATCGGCGTGGGCAGTTTGTACAAGATTGCCGAACTGTCCCAAGGCGGAGAAATCGTGGCTCGCAACCTTGGTGGCCGGCCCGTGCTGGCCAACACCCGCGACCTGCGCGAGCGCGTGCTCTTGAATGTCGTAGAAGAGATGGCCATCGCCTCGGGCACGCCGGTGCCACCAGTGTTCTTGCTGGACAACGAGTCGGCCATCAACGCCTTCGCCGCCGGCACTACTCCGCAAAACGCCATTCTCGGTGTCACGCGCGGAACCATCGACACACTCAACCGCGAGGAGCTGCAAGGCGTAATCGCCCACGAGTTCAGCCATATCCTCAACGGCGATATGCGGATCAACATCCGCTTGATCGGCATTCTGAACGGCATCCTGCTAATTGCCATGATCGGCTATTTTCTCATGCGCAGCGGATCAGCCTCGCTGAACCTTTCCGAGTCATCCGAAAACAAAAAGGGAGGGAACCCGCTGCCCCTCTTGGGGCTACTGCTGTATGCCATTGGATACATCGGGGTCTTTTTCGGGCATTTGATCAAAAGCGCAGTATCGCGGCAGCGTGAATTTCTGGCAGACGCGTCGGCCGTGCAGTTCACTCGCTTGCCCGACGGCATATCGGGCGCGCTCAAAAAAATTGGCGGCCTGGTCTACGGCTCGCGATTGCAGAGCCCACGGGCGGAAGAAGCGAGCCATATGTTCTTCGGCAATGGCCTGGCACAACCGTTTCTCGATTTGCTGGCCACGCATCCTCCTTTGGCCGAACGGATCCAACGGATCGATCCGTCGTTCGATGGCAAATACCCACGCGTAGAGAACGTCAGCTATTCGGCGGGGGATCTGGTTGACCCGCATACCTTGGCCACGCAGCGCCTGGCGCGGGAGAATATCCACTCCGAGACGACGGCCGGCGCGCAGAGCTTCGCCTTCGCGCCCGAAGCGGCCGTGGCGCAGGTGGGCGCACCACGAATCGAGCATTTGGACTACGCGGCGGCGCTTGTCGCCTCGTTGCCGCCCGACTTGGTGGCCAACGTGCGGGATCCGCTGGGCGCCGTGGCCACGATCTATGCCTTGCTGCTGGACGATAGGCAGTCCGAAATTTGCGCGCGGCAGCTAGACTATCTCGCCACGCGGGCCGACCCACGCGCGAATCAAGAAACGTTGCGCATCGAACCGTTGGCCCGGCGACTCAATCCGGAAGCCAAGTTGCCGTTGGTCAGCATGGTGCTCCCTGCACTCAAGCGGCTCTCGCCTGGCCAACTTGCCGCGTTCCGGGACGATGTGATGTTTCTGATCAAGGCTGACAACCAGGTGAGCTTGTTCGAATACGCGGTCCACCGCCTGGTGCTGAAGCGGCTACTGCCGCGGCTGGAGCAGGCGCCGCCCGCGAAGCTGAAGTACGACAAGCTGGTCCAGGTATTGGCGTCTTGTAGATCGTTGCTTTCGACACTTGCCTACTCCGGCGCGCGCGACGATGCGCAGGCGGACCGTGCCTTCGGAATTGGTGTGGCAAAGCTGCAAGCGGGCGATAATCCGCTGACTCTTTTACCACGCGATCAGACTGGCCTGGGCCCTCTTGATCGAGCCCTCGACGAACTCGCGAGTGCCGCGCCGTTGGCAAAACGAAGCGTTCTAGAGGCATGCGCCGCGTGCATCGGCGCCGACGCACGGGTCACGGTCGAGGAAGGGGAGTTGCTTCGCGTCATCTCCGACGCGTTGGCATGTCCGATGCCGCCGCTATTGAATGCACGAAGCGGCTAA
- a CDS encoding LemA family protein, whose translation MQPLFAEIGTGVAILIGLGVVVVLALSYLVGIYNRLVGLKNRFKNAFAQIDVQLKRRYDLIPNLVETAKGYMKHERETLEAVIKARNTAQAAGQQAAANPGNPQAMQGLAVAETALTGTMTKFMALMENYPDLKANQNMLALQEELTSTENKVAFARQAYNDAVMTYNTAREVFPNNLVAGFGDFPAAELFQVTAPEQRESVKVQF comes from the coding sequence ATGCAACCGCTGTTTGCTGAAATCGGCACTGGCGTCGCGATCTTGATCGGCCTAGGCGTTGTGGTGGTTTTGGCGTTGTCGTACTTGGTGGGCATCTACAATCGCCTGGTGGGCTTGAAGAATCGTTTCAAGAATGCGTTTGCACAGATCGACGTCCAATTGAAGCGGCGTTACGACTTGATTCCCAATCTGGTCGAAACGGCCAAGGGCTACATGAAGCACGAGCGCGAAACGCTCGAAGCCGTCATCAAGGCACGCAACACGGCGCAAGCAGCTGGCCAACAGGCGGCGGCCAATCCTGGCAATCCGCAAGCCATGCAAGGCTTGGCCGTGGCCGAGACCGCACTCACGGGCACGATGACAAAGTTCATGGCCCTGATGGAAAACTACCCCGACCTGAAGGCCAATCAGAATATGCTGGCGCTGCAGGAGGAGTTGACCAGCACCGAGAACAAGGTGGCCTTTGCTCGCCAGGCATACAATGATGCGGTGATGACCTACAACACGGCGCGCGAGGTATTTCCCAATAATCTGGTAGCCGGGTTTGGCGATTTCCCCGCGGCCGAGTTGTTCCAAGTTACCGCGCCAGAGCAGCGGGAGAGCGTCAAGGTACAGTTCTAA